The Bacteroidota bacterium genome includes a region encoding these proteins:
- a CDS encoding SIMPL domain-containing protein, with amino-acid sequence MKKLFLTSAICLLTSYMLFSQMAGNATYNQAADNYKASISAAPKYNEQNYNYQQQTQTYYTTSSANAWIIKDSVFELSVSSLMNVKASSYVVLLGVSQAAETIDSCQRMINDRINSFVALLTKSAVKKEDIFVDFVSQVPVFEYSIEKKIFSKKYNEVPSGFELKKNIHIAYKKNETLDEIVTLAAKSEIYDIIKVDYVVANISAVYDSLRDASIKLLNQKADDYKKVGIKFNPKFQVMGEDVQSIYPIERYRSYTAYNNSSLQALKKSGVSSTSISYQPKQATLYYDKLPYNNYDIVINPNVIEPVAQFTYNLKVRYTYKDDYAVKEKPVAVPPTTPKPH; translated from the coding sequence ATGAAAAAACTTTTCCTCACATCTGCCATCTGCCTTCTTACATCTTACATGCTGTTTTCCCAGATGGCCGGCAACGCCACCTACAATCAGGCGGCTGATAATTATAAAGCGTCCATCAGCGCTGCGCCAAAGTACAACGAACAGAATTACAACTACCAGCAGCAAACACAAACTTACTACACAACTTCATCAGCCAACGCCTGGATAATTAAGGATTCTGTTTTCGAACTGAGTGTCAGCTCGCTCATGAATGTGAAGGCAAGTTCGTATGTGGTTCTGCTCGGAGTTTCTCAGGCGGCAGAAACAATTGATTCCTGCCAGCGCATGATCAATGACCGCATCAACAGCTTTGTTGCACTGCTCACAAAATCAGCCGTGAAGAAAGAAGATATATTTGTTGACTTCGTTTCGCAGGTGCCGGTGTTTGAATATTCCATCGAGAAAAAAATCTTCAGCAAGAAATACAATGAAGTTCCCAGCGGATTTGAACTGAAGAAAAACATTCACATCGCCTACAAGAAAAATGAAACGCTGGATGAAATTGTAACACTTGCCGCTAAGAGCGAGATTTACGACATCATCAAAGTGGATTATGTGGTTGCCAACATCAGCGCAGTGTATGATTCGTTGCGCGATGCTTCTATCAAACTTCTGAATCAAAAGGCAGATGATTACAAGAAAGTCGGCATTAAGTTTAATCCAAAATTCCAGGTGATGGGAGAAGATGTGCAGAGCATTTATCCGATTGAACGCTACAGAAGTTATACTGCTTACAACAATTCTTCTTTGCAGGCGCTGAAGAAAAGCGGTGTGTCATCCACCAGCATTTCTTATCAGCCCAAACAGGCAACTTTGTATTACGATAAACTTCCTTACAACAATTATGACATCGTTATTAATCCAAACGTGATTGAACCGGTTGCGCAGTTTACGTACAATCTGAAAGTGAGATATACTTACAAAGATGATTACGCAGTAAAAGAAAAACCTGTTGCAGTTCCTCCAACAACTCCTAAACCTCATTGA